Proteins co-encoded in one Salvia splendens isolate huo1 chromosome 4, SspV2, whole genome shotgun sequence genomic window:
- the LOC121800034 gene encoding cyclin-L1-1-like: MIYTAIDTFYLSEEQLKSSPSRKDGIDEATETTLRIYGCDLIQESGILLKLPQAVMATGQVLFHRFYCKKSFARFNVKRVAASCLWLATKLEESPRKARQILIVFHRMECRRENLPIEHLDTSSKRYVDLKADLIRTERHLLKEMGFICHVEHPHKFISNYIATLEIPPELRQEAWNLANDSLRTTLCVRFKSAVVACGVVYAAARRSQVPLPENPPWWKAFDADKSGIDEVCRVLAHLYSLPKAQYIPVCKEGGSFTTPANRSWDSPHQSASKDGQLAGTTTNEDISTAKAPSTAVNAEAGKDELVKASLEKLKDTKKSDMDGKSTTNGGDSREEPQAKLSSDTRTETGGERIKERERDRERERTRGRDHDRGRDSDRERGRDERDDYERGRDKVRERVHRSRDKGKDSGRMEKSKHHSSRERDHHSSSYASKEKDRRRHHSYA; this comes from the exons ATGATTTATACGGCAATTGACACGTTTTATCTATCAGAAGAACAGCTGAAGAGTTCACCATCTCGTAAAGATGGCATTGACGAGGCCACTGAAACTACACTTAGAATCTATGGTTGTGACCTCATACAAGAGAGCGGCATATTGCTTAAGCT ACCACAAGCTGTTATGGCCACTGGTCAAGTCCTATTTCATCGCTTCTACTGCAAGAAGTCGTTTGCTCGGTTTAATGTGAAG AGGGTTGCAGCTAGTTGTCTCTGGCTTGCTACAAAACTTGAGGAGAGTCCTAGAAAAGCAAGGCAGATACTGATTGTCTTTCACAGGATGGAATGTAGGAGGGAGAACTTGCCAATAGAGCATTTGGACACATCCTCCAAG AGATATGTGGATCTGAAGGCAGATTTGATCAGAACAGAAAGGCATCTTCTCAAAGAGATGGGTTTCATCTGTCATGTTGAGCACCCTCACaaattcatatcaaattacATTGCTACTCTGGAAATCCCCCCAGAACTCAGACAAGAAGCTTGGAATCTTGCAAACGACAG TTTGCGCACGACTTTGTGTGTGAGATTCAAAAGTGCAGTTGTGGCATGTGGTGTTGTATATGCTGCAGCCCGCAGGTCTCAAGTGCCATTACCTGAGAATCCTCCATGGTGGAAAGCATTTGATGCCGACAAATCTGGAATCGATGAGGTTTGCAGAGTTTTGGCGCATCTGTACAGCCTTCCAAAGGCCCAGTATATTCCTGTTTGTAAGGAAGGGGGTTCCTTCACCACACCTGCTAATCGATCATGGGATTCACCACATCAGTCAGCTTCAAAG GATGGTCAATTAGCAGGAACAACCACAAATGAAGACATCAGTACTGCAAAGGCTCCTTCCACTGCTGTCAATGCAGAAGCTGGTAAGGACGAACTGGTCAAAGCTTCTCTCGAAAAATTGAAGGATACAAAGAAAAGTGACATGGATGGTAAAAGCACAACAAATGGCGGTGACTCAAGAGAGGAACCTCAGGCTAAACTGTCATCGGACACTAGGACAGAGACAGGTGGCGAAAGGATcaaggagagggagagagacaGAGAAAGGGAGAGAACCAGGGGCAGAGACCATGATAGAGGCCGGGATTCTGACAGAGAACGTGGACGGGATGAGAGGGATGACTATGAAAGGGGCAGAGACAAGGTTAGGGAGAGGGTTCATCGTTCAAGGGACAAAGGAAAAGATTCTG GACGCATGGAGAAGTCCAAACATCATTCTTCTCGAG AACGAGACCATCACAGCTCTTCTTATGCATCAAAAGAGAAGGATCGCCGCAGGCATCATTCATATGCTTGA